The window CAGACGGGGACATCGCCCCAACTGCCCCCCCCCGGGCCCGGCGCTCCCCCCGTCCCTCTCCCACCTTATCCGCCGTGTTGGGCGCCGGCTTCAGCTTCCCTTTGGCCATTAACATCGCGTTGATCTTCGCGGCCACAGCCGCGGCCGCATCCAGGGCCCCCGACGGAGCCGCGGAGCTCTCGGAGACCCCCACGGCGGTGCCGCCATCTCCGCCGCCGGGGAAAGGCCGCCCGGGCAGCGGGGCCGCGCCAGAGAGAAGGAAggcgggggccgggccgggctgatCCCATTTGCTGCGCCGCCTGCAAGCGGAGAGCCCTCAATCCCCGCCCGCTGGAGGCCCAGCGCCCGCCGCGCCGCGGAACCGCCGCCCCGAGGCCTCCGCGCCGCggcgcccgcagcccccggcctcACCCGCCCGCGGTCCCAGCGTCGCGctgcccgccgcctcccgctGACATGGCTCCGGCCCGGCTCCACCGCCTCCGCGCGAACCGCAGCGTCATTTCCGGCCAACGCGCAGCGCCGCAACGCCCCTTCCGGCCGTTGCCATAACGACGGCGCACGCTCGGCACCCCGCGACCGACGTCACGCCAGACGGACCAGGCCCGGCACGGACAGACGGGCGGGATAGGCCGAGAACCGACAGCGGGCAAGCGAGGAGGCTCGGGGCGCGACCAGGGCCGTGGCTGAGCGGACGGACCGCCCACTTCAGAGCTACGAACGCGGCCTGGCCGTGCTTGGGCCCCGCCGAGGCGAGGAGAGCGGGACGAAGGAGGAGGACGGGCGGCGGCAGTGACGTCACCGGCAGCGAAAGAAGCAGGCGCCCGCTGGGCACGCTCACGCATGCGCACTTCTCACTCCCGCGAGCACAGGGCCCCGCCTCTGGGCGAGCTGCGCATGCGCACTATGTCCTTCGTTTCCAGTCAGAACTGGTTTCCCGCCCAGCGCTGCTTCCCGGCCCGCCTCAGCCGCCCTCACAGCGCTCAGTTCCCTGTCTGCTGTTTCTCAGTGTCTTCGCTTTCTCTCTGGGTGTGACGAAACGCCCTCGATTCGCTACGTGAGCGCCTCAGGTGTCGTCTGACCCTCTGGGACGGACCACGGGGCTCTTCAGGAGTCGCGGACGCAATTACTGCCACGCAGATGAAGCTACAATTAAAGCTTTATTATTTTGCAGGCTTTTTTTAAGCAGTGCAGCGCAGGCTATCAATAGTCAGAATCGGCACAGCACAGACCTCGATCAGTAACAGCTTACAGTCATGAGGTGTGCCCTCATCACCTGGACCAGGCCAAACCCTAACGCTGCTCGCTGCGAAGGTCATAATCTGACCCCAGAACGCACACAAAGGACAACATGTCGCTGGATCCATCCTCAGAGGTCCCCCTGACTGTGGGGATTTCTGTTGGCTGCAGCTCCAGTCCAGGCCACTGCTGCCCAGCTTACAGTGTCCCGTGGCACGCCCTGCTTCCCTCTGTATCATCATCTTACATCACAAAGGGACGGACGCCCCTACTTCAGTGTTGGCTCAGGCTCAGCCCACTGcctcctggcagctgcagagTTGCTCTCGCGTCCAGTTTTCTCTAGAGGACACAGGAAGTCTCTTGTACCTCAGAGAACGAAGGAGAGAGCTATTCGGTGAAGGACAGAGAAGGGTATCAGAAAGGAGTGTTTCCTAGTGGGAAACATCAGAAACCTTTCGTTCTTTAGCTTCACGTGCTCACCTGAAGCAAGAGCATGGTCGGCCTGCTAGAGCTGATCGCTAACATTGAGCGCTGGAGCAAGACTGATGGTTGCAGCACAGTCACGTTTCCCACACTTGAGCAGCTTTCCATCAATGGTAAGGCTTTTGGGACCACTCAGGAGATCTGTTCGCTCCTGAGCTGCAAGACCTCGCCCAGTACTTTTAGTCTGAAGTCTATCCAAAATTCAGTCGGTGTCACGGATGAATTTATCCCAGGAGCTGTGGTAGATCACACTTGCCATCTCCTTGTTTAGAAACGAGCTAACAGGCCACAAACTTGCTGACTTAAAGCATTCTGTGTCTTCTCTTGCATTGCAGATGTCACCACCATTTGGAACAATATGTTCCAGCGCGTTCACCAATTGCTCCTGCTGAAAAAGGTGGGACTGCACCCTACCCATCCCCTTGCCCACTGGCTGCAGTAGTCCAGGTGGCCCTGGGCCATCAAGTGCCCTTGCTCTTCCATGTACAGACGTGCCACAAATGTGCCAAAGACCACTTTCTTTAATCACTGAAAGTATTACAATAGTTAAAGTACAGTACCTATGTCAAATACAATAATACAAATAATAGCATCCAAAAGTATTCAGAATTTGCTTCTCTGTTCCTTGCTTCCAGAGCAGAGAGCACACACAACTGGGGATGCTtggagagcaaaggaaagggaaagattGTGTCCCGAGTacgtggtcttttccagctctcCCATCTCAGTGTTCTGCATTAGGAGTGGGCAAGCCATGGGGCACCCCTTTGCAAGCTGCCACAAGTCCTCACCCTgtccttctcctttctgttccaGCCTCCGGCTGTCAGCATAACAGGACTGGGGACATTTTGTATTCAAAAATGGCAGGCTCTTGAGGATGGCAAGACGCTCACGTTTCAGAGACCGCTGTTTTCGCTGTCCGAGGCTGTTGCACAGATTCGTGATTTCAGACACCCTTCTATACACTTGCCTGGTAAGAAGACTAATTAACGAAAAATTTTGCTCAAATACACTTGCTCACTTGTCCCACTTAGCAGTCCTCGGTGGCTAAGACAGCACTCTGGCAGTGCACTTAAACCTGAAGCTCCTGGAGCGTTATCTGAATCTGCTCAGCTGCTGTACGAGTCAGTCACCTTGTTCCTCTTTTCCAGATGACACTGAGATGGTGGTGCTGAACTGTGAGACCATACGCTTGCACACGCCCTATTCTCAGCAAACGGTGCAGGGCTGTCTGTTGGAGACCTTGCAGTATTTCTACCACATCCTAACAAATGGAGAAGATGCAGACTTCACATTAAAGGACATTGGCACTCTTGCTATCCGAGGGGAGCACATGGAAATGACCTTTTGTGAAGACTTTTTACTGCGTCTCAACAAGTCGACATACGTGGTACAAAAGCTTTTCAATGTAAGTGTATTGTTTTTCCAGTGCTTCTTACAGCAGGTTTGAATTCCTGTACAAAGCCAGGGAACCGAGCTCTGCTGCCAGGCCACTGGAGCTAGGCGTGCAGCAGTGAAAactctctctgttctttcttgtgTTTGCTCTAGCTCAGAGGTGCTGGGAATGAACACAGTCCTATTTTTGCTGGGCAAGGCATAGCCCTGGAACAGCCTCaccacaaagagaaaaaaggccAAAGCAGTGGCAGGGCCAATGATATTTGATGatgaaagcagcagccagaaaTCTGGGTTCATAGCAGGCCTTACGTTGTGTTTGCTCCATTGCCTTGTTCAGTGGTAAACAAGTGGTCAGTCTCCTGGCTGAGCTGCTAACTGCTGTCCTTGCAGTAAGGCTGGCAACTCTCCTCATCCTAACAGAATATATGCCACGCAGCTTGCTTTGGCAAGAGGCTGAGGCACTCGTGAAGAAGACTGCTGAGAGGCAGTGAATTCTTAGACATGTAGAAAGGCCTTTGTGAGCACTGAGATTCTTTCCTCGGAGTCACGTCAGGTGTTTCTGTCACTTGCAGAAAAGATGGGTCGTCTTGGACAAAGAAACTGCTCACCTGCCAAGCCATTTTGGCCACGTCCACCTGTTGCCAAAGTGAGTATATTTGTTCCTGCAGAACTTGTCTGGGCAAGTTTGGATGTGCTCAGCTGACGTTTGGTTGCTCTCTTTCAAACTGCTGTTTGGCAGttcattttttccttgcttttgctAAGCTTGGACTTAACGCATCCTCAGTTCCTGAGTGTGCTCTGCATGTTACCATTCCTCCAAGCAGAGGGGACTGGTTTGCTCTGCAGGGACATTTAGGCAGTGCTCCTAAtgctctgcttcttttctgcacttcagactgccaaaacactgaacaaaaagcagatcttaacattgctgttgttttcaacACAACATGGAAAGCATCTCTTAGAATGTGGAACAAAAGTAGACATATGCGTGTCCTCTGCCTCTGGTGTTTCCACGTTTGTTGTGGAAGTCACATCAATCTCAGAACCTCTGAAAGGCCTTCTTGTGTCAAGATGATAAGGGAAGACTGGGGCAGAATAAAACCCAAACCTCTCTCCAAGGAGGGGCTGCTGAGCTGTTCCTGAGGCCAGCACTGCTCGCTGGTTCCTGCCATGGCTTAGGGCACGCAATTTAGTTGTTACAGATACCTGGCACTGATCTGGCAAAGGAGCCATTTTCACAGAACAGTGCCTTCTTCCTATTTCCAGGTTTGAGATCAAGGAGGTACCTCAACTTGCTACAAAGCCGCTTCCAAAGGAAAAGCTACTTGAAAGAAAAGGTAGTACTAATGGCTGATCCTTGAGAGAGGTTTGTGCCTCTCCCTGTAGTCGTTCCTAGTGGGTGCTTAGAGCCCGTGGTATAATGAGATGCCTGGGGCAGCAGAAGCACTCTGTGTGCCTCTACAACTCCTGGTAAACCTCAAGAGACACATTTTGAACAAGGTGGGACATGTTTTCCACGTGTGTTCCACGCCTGGATTCCACACTGCATCACTTTATGAGTTTGTTTGTGCTAGAGTAAACTTCTAGGAAGTCCAGCATTGGGAATTATAAACTCTGTCTTGAGTTCTGGGAGAACGGGGGAATCAGAATACCTCCTGAAATAAGAGTGCTGTTATGTAGATCTGTGCCTCCAGTTCTGAGagcctttctcctttcctgtttaCAGGGTCTCTTCTCTGCAAGCTCCTCAGACTACGAAGGACCATTTCTCTAAGCACATTAACCACAGTTGAGATAAACGACGAAGAGGAGCCTGCTGGCAGGTGATACTCGTCAAGGATTTGAGTAGAGTGGTCTGTTGCTCTTGTGCCTCATGAGAAAACCCTCATTTCCTTGGTGGCACATCTGATCAttacagctcagtgctgttATCCCCCATCTGCTGATGGGAATACAGTTGGGTGAAGAGACCTCATCCTGCTGAGGAAGATGACAGAACTAGAAACTGGATGGAGAAGAAACTTCTCCTACACTCACATCAGCTCACCTTggtctgtttgttgtttttttcagacCGCTCCCACAAACGCCAGACacagaaggaaggcaggaggaagaaagTCCCAGCTTTCCAGTGGTCACTTGTCATCCTGAAGATGATCCACATAACCTGTCGGCTTGGATCCAGGAGAGGAAGCAATTCATTTCTCAGCTAGAAAGCTTTGGAGACGTTGAGAAATGGCTGAGTAATAAATCTTCCAAGAGCCATCTGGAAGAGAGAGTCTGGGAACGCATAAAGTCACGCAGAGCAGCCAGAAGGGCTGAAGGCAAATCAGCCATGACTGATAACCTGGGTGTAAGTAGCTATTGTGTTACTTCAGCCTTGGGATCACTGCACTGCATCTTCTGTGGCCCTGCTGCaactgcagcatctgctgcttAATTAGTGGAGCAATGCTGCTCTATCCCAGCCACTTCCACATCTCCTGGCACGGTGATTCTGGGCAATGGGGATGTCATGGTATTTTCCAATTCCTTTTCAGGACACAACATCAGCAAGCAGCCAGCCTCAGAAGGATGTTGCCCCTCCTTGCATACCGTACCCCCAGGCTCTTGTCACACTGCATGACCTCCTGCGCAGACGGAAGACAACACTGGTGAATGTCTTCAAGAAAGCTGGCATGGAAGGCAGAAATATCAAGAAAGCAGACTTCATTAAAATCATCAAGCAGGTATGGAGGGCACAGGAAAGTAACAAACTGCTGCAACTCCACCTTCTCTTCCTGTGTGCCAACCCAGAGTCTTTTCCTATGTGTTCACACAGCGCAGCTTGTGCTGACCCTCACCTACTACAGGCTGCAACGGTACAGAGTTGTCAAGATCACATTCAGGTCTAGTAGGGCTTGGCAGATTTCAGACGCTTTCTGATAGTCTGGACCATTGCAAAACATATTCTTGATACCCAGAGGGCTGGGAAGTTTAGTACAGTAAAAGCTGAGAGCTCAACAGAGCTAGcagttggcagccctgcctgtggcagggcagttggaactcgatgatccctgaggtcccttccaacccaagctattctatgattcagagGGCAGCAGAAGAACGGTCCATTTGTCAGTGTTTGGTAACCCCACATAAAGCTTACTCAGTGGCCTCCTGCTCTGGAGACAgccttgtttgttgttttattgatcacactgtcattttctgttttggttgtCAGACAAATGTTCCCATCGGCGAAAAAGATCTGGACGATGTGATCATCTTTTTGGCTGCCCCTAATCGTGGGAAATATATTACCATGGAAAAGCTGATGGAATGTCAAAATGAGTggctggaaatgaagaaaaaagaatccaaaGAGACCAAAGCGGGTAAGAGGAGTACACTGGGCTGCAAAACTCCCTCTGTATCTTTTCAGACTGAAATGTTTCCATGAGATGCATCCGTTGGGCACTCCAATGCATAAAATACCAAAGTCCTTTGACTTACAAGCATTGGTCAGCCCTgatgtttccttctgctgttgtctaatgcagtttctctgggctttcttgtttttttggggggccTTTTGAACTCTCCCAGGTGCACAAACTCAGCCCCCTAAAGCCGCATGCAAAactgccacatctccacctTCTGCTGGGGGCAGAGCCAAAGGGATGGATCCTACCAAGCCCCAAGTGAAGTTAACACCCTTAGAAGATACCCCGGTCCAGGCTGAGCCAGGACAAGGACATCAAACAGACCATGAAAAGAAAGACACTCCAGAACCATCTGGAGACAGGACACAAAAAACTATCAAGagacaagaaataaagaaggtACTGTACATGTGGCAACCCTTTTGAGATTAATCCCTGTCTGGAGCTTCTCTGAAGAGAATGGAGCAacaccactgcagcactgaatgCTAATCAgagcctttctttcttttacaggACAAGGGCAGCCCAatcaaatggaaagaaatgtctCAGCTGGGGAGATCTGGGGAGGTAACTGTTGAAGAGCACTGCTTCCCATCAACTACAGGCAGTGACACAGGCGTGCTGATCGACCAATACCGCCGTAAGGTGGCTGCAAGTTACCTGAATTCCTCCAAGCTGTGCAAAGAGCATGACATTCATCTCACCGAGCCAGTGCTGCAGAAAGGTAATGCAACCCCCAGGACCTGAGATGAATCTGACTAGCTTGTCTCTTCCCCAGCCCAGAAACATGACCAGTGTACGGGGAGGGGAGCTGCTTTTGGAGAATACTTGCAGCCCCTGGAGGACTGGTTAGGATCAGCAATCCCGTAAGCATAGATGAGAGCACAGAGTGCTCCAGATCAATCAGGGCCAG of the Gallus gallus isolate bGalGal1 chromosome 25, bGalGal1.mat.broiler.GRCg7b, whole genome shotgun sequence genome contains:
- the EFCAB12 gene encoding EF-hand calcium-binding domain-containing protein 12; the protein is MVGLLELIANIERWSKTDGCSTVTFPTLEQLSINDVTTIWNNMFQRVHQLLLLKKPPAVSITGLGTFCIQKWQALEDGKTLTFQRPLFSLSEAVAQIRDFRHPSIHLPDDTEMVVLNCETIRLHTPYSQQTVQGCLLETLQYFYHILTNGEDADFTLKDIGTLAIRGEHMEMTFCEDFLLRLNKSTYVVQKLFNKRWVVLDKETAHLPSHFGHVHLLPKFEIKEVPQLATKPLPKEKLLERKGSLLCKLLRLRRTISLSTLTTVEINDEEEPAGRPLPQTPDTEGRQEEESPSFPVVTCHPEDDPHNLSAWIQERKQFISQLESFGDVEKWLSNKSSKSHLEERVWERIKSRRAARRAEGKSAMTDNLGDTTSASSQPQKDVAPPCIPYPQALVTLHDLLRRRKTTLVNVFKKAGMEGRNIKKADFIKIIKQTNVPIGEKDLDDVIIFLAAPNRGKYITMEKLMECQNEWLEMKKKESKETKAGAQTQPPKAACKTATSPPSAGGRAKGMDPTKPQVKLTPLEDTPVQAEPGQGHQTDHEKKDTPEPSGDRTQKTIKRQEIKKDKGSPIKWKEMSQLGRSGEVTVEEHCFPSTTGSDTGVLIDQYRRKVAASYLNSSKLCKEHDIHLTEPVLQKGLLHPGDKIIRGRRLRKIRQPGGYYNIGLADMSSPLSMSGSSKSAAGNLGKEGKNKRTSEESGHYDSRQRNRKEMEGSDNKFWPGHLLDKMRLCIPEEKINRAHPLFSCVHPTRPAYHII
- the EFCAB12 gene encoding EF-hand calcium-binding domain-containing protein 12 isoform X1 — encoded protein: MVAAQSRFPHLSSFPSMPPAVSITGLGTFCIQKWQALEDGKTLTFQRPLFSLSEAVAQIRDFRHPSIHLPDDTEMVVLNCETIRLHTPYSQQTVQGCLLETLQYFYHILTNGEDADFTLKDIGTLAIRGEHMEMTFCEDFLLRLNKSTYVVQKLFNKRWVVLDKETAHLPSHFGHVHLLPKFEIKEVPQLATKPLPKEKLLERKGSLLCKLLRLRRTISLSTLTTVEINDEEEPAGRPLPQTPDTEGRQEEESPSFPVVTCHPEDDPHNLSAWIQERKQFISQLESFGDVEKWLSNKSSKSHLEERVWERIKSRRAARRAEGKSAMTDNLGDTTSASSQPQKDVAPPCIPYPQALVTLHDLLRRRKTTLVNVFKKAGMEGRNIKKADFIKIIKQTNVPIGEKDLDDVIIFLAAPNRGKYITMEKLMECQNEWLEMKKKESKETKAGAQTQPPKAACKTATSPPSAGGRAKGMDPTKPQVKLTPLEDTPVQAEPGQGHQTDHEKKDTPEPSGDRTQKTIKRQEIKKDKGSPIKWKEMSQLGRSGEVTVEEHCFPSTTGSDTGVLIDQYRRKVAASYLNSSKLCKEHDIHLTEPVLQKGLLHPGDKIIRGRRLRKIRQPGGYYNIGLADMSSPLSMSGSSKSAAGNLGKEGKNKRTSEESGHYDSRQRNRKEMEGSDNKFWPGHLLDKMRLCIPEEKINRAHPLFSCVHPTRPAYHII